One genomic region from Rosa rugosa chromosome 1, drRosRugo1.1, whole genome shotgun sequence encodes:
- the LOC133733705 gene encoding uncharacterized protein LOC133733705 encodes MSCSSDSTVILDEWVRFAITRGAEVLDIQLSSRNGVLDTENVYVFPHWLLSELNASTLRHLSLQRCILKPPTDFDIFIWLTTLCLNKVIVDPAFLAHLFSVCSLLESLTLSYCRGGSCLIVGPSLRLNDLKVLRCVGLKRVEIDAEDIPQTVLTLRNLKQVNLDLFMGNFNLGSVLNILKAAPRTSFRRVYNNGLLISVFLRPLFCAYLNKMTVRATSYQGDVRNLSGFSHDHLRRFKMQGFQGKWIEIELAVSILKIATNLEVLVIDPYGKYYNGGGSWIEISRCYYREGYENEGKDDNEEKIFLHIEDSVDVVDLQYFWWKQRGSVVVRKRLKEVMTDAQILVVVYGICPMDVSHDVVDPIGVCDVSTVSLPAVKDG; translated from the exons ATGTCTTGTTCATCAG ACTCTACGGTCATCCTTGATGAATGGGTTCGTTTTGCAATTACAAGGGGAGCTGAAGTACTCGATATTCAATTATCAAGCCGCAATGGCGTTTTGGATACAGAAAATGTTTATGTTTTTCCCCACTGGCTCCTTTCTGAATTAAATGCGTCAACTCTAAGGCATTTGTCGTTGCAGAGATGCATTCTAAAACCTCCTACTGATTTCGACATATTCATTTGGCTAACAACGCTTTGTCTAAACAAGGTTATTGTTGATCCAGCTTTTTTGGCACATCTGTTCTCTGTTTGTTCGCTCCTCGAAAGCTTGACCTTGAGCTATTGCAGAGGGGGCTCATGTCTAATTGTTGGTCCATCACTTCGTCTTAATGATCTTAAAGTTCTCAGGTGTGTCGGTTTAAAAAGAGTAGAGATTGATGCG GAAGATATACCTCAAACTGTTTTGACATTGAGAAACCTGAAACAAGTGAACTTGGATCTCTTCATGGGAAACTTCAACCTTGGGAGTGTTCTGAATATTCTCAAGGCCGCACCTCGCACCTCTTTTAGAAGAGTTTATAATAACG GATTACTTATTTCAGTTTTCTTAAGGCCTCTTTTCTGTGCTTATTTAAATAAAATGACG GTACGAGCAACAAGCTATCAAGGAGATGTAAGGAatctttctggattttcacaTGACCATTTGAGAAGATTTAAGATGCAGGGGTTCCAGGGTAAGTGGATCGAGATAGAATTGGCAGTTAGCATTCTTAAAATTGCAACAAACCTCGAGGTATTGGTGATTGATCCATATGGAAAATATTACAACGGTGGTGGAAGCTGGATCGAAATCAGCCGTTGTTATTACAGGGAGGGGTATGAGAATGAGGGCAAGGATGACAATGAAGAGAAAATTTTCCTGCACATAGAGGACAGTGTGGATGTGGTGGATTTGCAGTACTTTTGGTGGAAACAAAGAGGTAGTGTAGTTGTCCGAAAAAGACTGAAGGAAGTAATGACTGATGCTCAA ATATTGGTTGTTGTTTATGGCATATGCCCAATGGATGTATCACATGATGTGGTAGATCCCAT AGGCGTCTGTGATGTTAGCACAGTGTCATTGCCTGCAGTCAAGGATGGTTAA